The genomic stretch CTTCGACACCTATCTACCGGCTTCAGCCTGTCTGGCCGCCTGGAAGATGGGCGCCCGCCGGGCTGCCGCCTTCGACCTGGAGACGGCATGTACCAGCTTCATCTACGGTTGCGCTGTCGGCGCCCAGTTCATCGCCACCGGCATGTACCGCCATGTGCTCGTCATCGGCGCTGAGGTCTTATCGAAGTTTTTAGATTATCGCGACCGCAACACCTGCGTGCTCTTCGGCGACGGCGCCGGCGCTGCCCTGCTCGGCCCTGTCGAGGAAGGCGGATTCAAAGCTTTTGACCTGGGCGCCGACGGTTCTGGGGGCGGATTGATCACCGTTCCCGCCGGCGGCAGCCGCATGCCGGCGTCGGCAGCCACCCTGGAAGAAAGGCAGCACTATGTCAAGATGAACGGCAAAGAGGTCTATAAGTTTGCCGTCCGCGTCATCGGCGACGCCTCTCAGAGGGTACTCGACAGGGCCGGCTGGCGGCAGGAAGAGATCGATATGCTGATCCCCCACCAGGCCAACCTGCGCATTATCGATTCGGCAGCGAAGAAGCTGGGTCTGTCGATGGAAAAGGTGGCCCTTAACCTGGATCGTTGCGGCAACATGTCAGCGGCGTCAATCCCGGTGGCCCTCGATGAGGTGGTGCGCGCCGGCAAAGTCAAGAGGGGCGATCGCCTGCTGATGGTCGGCTTCGGTTCGGGACTGACCTGGGGGAGCATGGCCGTCGAATGGAATCCCGGGCAGCGGTAAGTCTATGACGAGTCCGCATCCGTCCTGACCTGATGCGTCTTTTAGATGTGCTCCTGTGGTGGTTTTGTTCTTAAGTTTGGTGTAGGAGGGGTTTCGTGAGAACCGTTTTGTGTGATCTCTTGGGGATCCGCTATCCTGTGCTGCAAGGCGGGATGGCTTGGGTGGCCACGGCGGAACTGGCGGCAGCCGTCTCGGAAGCCGGCGGTTTGGGCATCGTCGGCGCCGGACAGGCGCCGGCGGAATGGCTGGACAATGAGATTAGGAAGATCAAGGCGCGTACATCGAAGCCCTTCGGCGTCAACGTGATGCTTATGTCCCCCCATGTGGATGCCATCATCGATCGGATCATCGAACACCGCGTTCCGGTGATCACCACTGGCGCCGGCAACCCTGGCAAGTACATTCCACGCCTGAAGGAAATCGGCACGAAGGTCATCCCCGTCGTCTCCGCCGTAGCCCTGGCCCAGCGTTTGGAGAAGTCCGGCGTCGACGCGCTGATCGCCGAAGGGATGGAGTCGGGCGGCCATGTAGGTGAACTGACGACGATGGCCCTCGTGCCCCAGATCGTCGACGCTGTCAAGATCCCTGTCATCGCCGCCGGCGGCATCGCCGACGGGCGCCAGTTTGCGGCAGCCCTCAGCTTGGGTGCCGTAGGTGTGCAGATGGGCACTCGGTTCATGTGCGCCAATGAGTGCACCATCCACCGGAATGTGAAGGCCATGGTGCTCAAAGCGAAGGATCGCGACACTGTCGTCACGGGGCGCCCGACAGGCCATCCCGTGCGGGTGTTAAAGAACAAGCTCGTTCGTCAGTTTGAGGAGATGGAGCGGCGGGCTGCGCCGGCGGAGGAAATGGAAGCCCTCGGCGTCGGCAAATTGCGCATGGCCATGGTGGAAGGCGACGTGGAGATGGGCTCGGTCATGGCCGGTCAGGTGGCTGCCATGGTTTGCCGGGAGCAAAGCGCCGCTGAGATCATCGAGGAAATCATCGCCGAAACGGAAAAGGTGCTCGCCCGTTTGGGCGGCATGGCGGCAGAATCACAGGAGGCATAATGACAAAGACACTGTTCATGTTTCCCGGGCAGGGATCCCAGTTTGTCGGCATGGGCGCCGATCTGGTTCGCCACTACAGCGAAGCCTGCCAGGTTTTTGCTGAAGCCGACGATACACTCGGTTTTTCGCTCAGCCGGCTCTGCTTCGAAGGCCCTGAAGAGGAACTTCGCCTGACAGCCAATACCCAACCGGCGCTCTTAGCCGTCTCCATCGCTTATTTCCGGGTGCTGGCGGCGAAAGGGTGGAAGGCCGACTGGGTGGCCGGCCACAGCCTGGGCGAGTACTCGGCGCTGGTGGCGGCAGGCAGCCTGACACTGGCTGATGGCTTGCGCCTGGTTCGCCAGCGGGGGCTCTTTATGCAGGAGGCCGTGCCGGCCGGACAAGGGACAATGGCGGCCATCATGGGGCTGGAGGCGGAAGCCGTGGAAGAGGTCTGCCGGCAGGCCGCAACCGCCCTCGGTGGGGTGGTCGAACCGGCCAACTTCAATGGCGCCGGTCAGGTGGTCATCGCCGGAGAGCGGTTGGCAGTCGAGAAGGCGATGGAACTGGCCAAGGTGGCCGGCGCCAAGCGCGCCCTTTTGCTGAACGTGAGCGCCCCCTTTCACTGCTCTCTCATGCGACCGGCGGCGGAGCGCATGGCCGGTTTGCTCCGGACGGCGGCCATCGCCGATCCGGTCATCCCGCTGGTGGCCAACGTGACGGCGGCGCCTGTCTGCGATGCGGAAAGGGTCCGGGAAAACCTGATTCTCCAAGTCGACCATCCTGTCCGGTGGGAGCAATCGATCCGTTTCCTCGCCGACCAGGGCGTTACCCGTTTTGTCGAGGTCGGTCCGGGGAAGGTTCTCTCCGGTTTGGTCCGCAAGATCGCCAAAGGGGCCGAAGTCCTCGCGGCAGGCGATATCCAGGCCTAGGGAAGGCTTGCCAAAAGGTTCTTGCAAGTTAGGGGGAGAGTGGATAAAATGGGTGTAGACAAGCGGGCGGCCTTGATCACGGGCGGATCGCGCGGGATCGGACGAGCTATCGCCCTCCAACTGGCGGCCAAGGGCTATGCCGTGGCTGTCAATTACGCCGGAAGCGCTGACAAGGCCAGCGCCGTCGTAGACGAGATCATCTCGACCGGGGGAGAGGCCTTCGCCGTGCAGGCCGATGTGTCCCAACCGGAACAGGTTGACGCCATGATTCAGAAGGCGCTTGACACCTTTGGACGGCTCGACGTGTTGGTGAATAACGCGGCCATCACCCGGGATAATCTGTTAATGCGCTTGAAAGAAGACGATTGGAACAATGTGATCGATACCAACTTGAAAGGTGTCTATCTTTGCACCAAGGGCGTCGTCAAGATCATGCTCAAACAGCGGAGCGGGCGCATTGTCAATATTACCTCCGTTGTGGGCCAGACGGGCAACGCCGGTCAAGCCAATTACGCCGCCGCCAAAGCCGGTGTGATCGCCTTTACAAAGTCAGTGGCCAAAGAAGTGGGATCTCGCAACATCACAGTCAACGCCGTTGCGCCCGGATACATCCAGACAGATATGACGGAGAAACTGCCGGCCGAGGTGCGGGAACATTTTGTTCGCTCCATTCCTTTGGGACGGATGGGGCAACCGGACGATGTAGCGAAAGTGGTCGCTTTCCTGGTTTCTGAAGATGCGGCATATATTACAGGCCAGACGATCAACGTCGACGGCGGCTTAGTGATGATCTAGTACTTAAAGGAGGTGAAAGACGTGTCATCCATTTTCGATAAAGTCAAAGCCATCGTGGTCGAACAATTAGGAGTTGACGAAGAAGAAGTCACCATGGAGACTTCTTTTGAAGATCTGAACGCCGACTCTTTGGATATTGTTGAACTGGTTATGGCGTTAGAAGAGGAATTCGATATCGAGATTCCTGACGAAGATGCGGAAAAGATCAAGACCATCGGGTCGGCTGTCGAGTATATCAAGGAAAATCAGTAGTCTAAAACGCATAGAAGAGATGTAATTCGGAAGTCCCGTAGCGTTACGGGGCTTCCTGCCTATAGAGGATAGGCCCCGTGTTTTCGCAACATATGCAGCGATATATCCTTGGGTGCTTCCAAGGGGTATTGGGGGAGTAAATCGGTGAAGCTTCCGGAGTTAAAAATCGGTCACCTGGTGGCGAAGCTGCCCATCATCCAAGGCGGTATGGCGATTCGCATTTCCACGGCGCCCTTGGCGGCCGCCGTCGCCAACGAAGGCGGGATAGGCTTGATCGCGGCGACCGGCATGACCCTTGATGAACTGAGAGAAGAGATCCGCGAGGCCCGGCGTCGGACCCGAGGGATCATCGGTATCAACTGTCTTTTCGCTGTCCGCGAGTTTCCCAATCTGGTGAAGACGGCCATCAAAGAAGGCATCGATCTTGTCGTCTCCGGTGCCGGTTTTTCACGGGATATGTTCCAGTGGGGGAGGGAATCGGGCACCCCGATTGTCCCCATCGTCTCCTCGGCGCGGTTGGCCCGGATGGCGGAAAAACTGGGCGCCGCCGCCGTCGTTGTCGAAGGCAAGGAAGCCGGCGGGCACTTGGGCACCGACGAGCCGATGAAGAAAATACTGCCGGAAGTGGTTGCGTCCGTTGATATCCCGGTTATCGCCGCAGGTGGTGTCATCGACGGTCATGACATCGTCGAGGTGTTGAATATGGGTGCCAGTGGGGTGCAGATGGGTACCCGTTTCGCTGCCAGTGAGGAATCGGCGGCTGCGCCGGAGTTCAAAGAGTTGTATTTGCGGGCCACCCATGACGATGTAATCCTCATCGACAGCCCTGTCGGTCTGCCAGGTCGGGGCCTTAAAACCCCTTTTTGGCACAGCTTGACCAGCGGCGCCGATTTTTCCCCGAAACATTGCGTCGGATGTTTGAAGCACTGTTCTAAGCGGTTTTGCATCGTCGAGGCGCTCGATAAGGCCCAGAAGGGCGATCTTCAAACCGGTCTCGTCTTCTCGGGCGAGCATGTGGAGCGGATCAAGGAGATCCTGCCGGTTCGCCGGATCGTTCAGAACATCCTGCAGGAAGTGGAAGCGTATTAAGGAGTGTGTGCATACATCATGAGCAAGCGCGTGGTCATCACGGGTGTCGGTGTGGTATCGCCCGTAGGGACAGGCAAGGAGAAGTTTTGGTCTGCCTTGACCAACGGCATATCCGGCATCGGCCCTGTCACCCGTTTTGACGCCAGCGATCTTCCGACTCAGGTAGCCGGTGAGGTTAAGGATTTTGAACCTACCCAGTTTCTCGACCGCAAGGAAGCGCGGCGGATGGATCGTTTCTCCCAATACGGCGTGGCGGCAGCCAAGATGGCCATCGAAGATGCCGCTTTGGATCTCGATAGGGTAGACCGGGACCGCTTCGGTGTCGTCCTGGGCTGCGGCATCGGCGGCATGGAGACCTTCGAGGATCAGGCCATGGTGATGATGCAAAAAGGCGTCGGCCGAATCAGCCCTTTCTTCGTCCCCATGATGATCTCCAACATGGCCGCCGGGCATATCTCGATGAACCTCAACCTGCGCGGACCGAGTGAGACGGTGGTGACGGCCTGTGCCTCGGCGACGAACGCCTGCGGCAGCGCCTTCCGGCTCATCCAGCGCGGCGACTGCAAGGCCGTGCTGACCGGCGGGACGGAAGCCTCTATCGTTCGGCTCGCCTTCGCTGGTTTCTGCGCCATGAAGGCCATGTCCACCCTCAATGAAGAGCCGGCCAAGGCCAGCCGCCCCTTTGATCGTGACCGCAGCGGTTTCGTCATGGGGGAAGGCTCCGGCATCCTCGTCTTCGAGGAACTGGAACAGGCCCTCGCCCGGGGCGCTCGCATCTATGCCGAGGTGGTCGGCTACGGTTCCTCCTGTGACGCCTACCACATTACGGACCCGGCGCCGAACGGCGAAGGGGCTGCCCGGGCCATGCAGGCCGCTCTCGATGACGCCGGCCTGAAGCCGGAGGAGATCACCTACATCAACGCCCACGGCACGGCGACGGAGAAAAACGATTACTTCGAGACACTGGCTATCAAGTCCGTCTTTGGCGAAGCGGCGAACAAGGTCGCCATCAGTTCGACCAAGTCCATGACAGGGCACCTCCTCGGCGCTGCCGGCGGTGTTGAGTTGATCGCCTCCGCCCTCGCTGTTTATGACGACATCATCCCGCCGACGATCAACCTCGAGAACCCCGGTGAGGGCTGTGATCTCGATTATGTTCCTCGCGAGGCGCGCAGACTAACGGTGAATGCGGCCATCTCCAACACCTTTGGCTTCGGCGGACACAACGCGACTGTGGCGATCCGCAAATACCGCCC from Heliomicrobium modesticaldum Ice1 encodes the following:
- a CDS encoding beta-ketoacyl-ACP synthase III, giving the protein MKKVGIWGTGAYLPERIMTNKEFESMVDTSDEWIVTRTGIRERRVAAPEEAVSDLSAIAGARALEAAGLAPEEVDLVIVGSCTFDTYLPASACLAAWKMGARRAAAFDLETACTSFIYGCAVGAQFIATGMYRHVLVIGAEVLSKFLDYRDRNTCVLFGDGAGAALLGPVEEGGFKAFDLGADGSGGGLITVPAGGSRMPASAATLEERQHYVKMNGKEVYKFAVRVIGDASQRVLDRAGWRQEEIDMLIPHQANLRIIDSAAKKLGLSMEKVALNLDRCGNMSAASIPVALDEVVRAGKVKRGDRLLMVGFGSGLTWGSMAVEWNPGQR
- the fabK gene encoding enoyl-[acyl-carrier-protein] reductase FabK; protein product: MRTVLCDLLGIRYPVLQGGMAWVATAELAAAVSEAGGLGIVGAGQAPAEWLDNEIRKIKARTSKPFGVNVMLMSPHVDAIIDRIIEHRVPVITTGAGNPGKYIPRLKEIGTKVIPVVSAVALAQRLEKSGVDALIAEGMESGGHVGELTTMALVPQIVDAVKIPVIAAGGIADGRQFAAALSLGAVGVQMGTRFMCANECTIHRNVKAMVLKAKDRDTVVTGRPTGHPVRVLKNKLVRQFEEMERRAAPAEEMEALGVGKLRMAMVEGDVEMGSVMAGQVAAMVCREQSAAEIIEEIIAETEKVLARLGGMAAESQEA
- the fabD gene encoding ACP S-malonyltransferase — its product is MTKTLFMFPGQGSQFVGMGADLVRHYSEACQVFAEADDTLGFSLSRLCFEGPEEELRLTANTQPALLAVSIAYFRVLAAKGWKADWVAGHSLGEYSALVAAGSLTLADGLRLVRQRGLFMQEAVPAGQGTMAAIMGLEAEAVEEVCRQAATALGGVVEPANFNGAGQVVIAGERLAVEKAMELAKVAGAKRALLLNVSAPFHCSLMRPAAERMAGLLRTAAIADPVIPLVANVTAAPVCDAERVRENLILQVDHPVRWEQSIRFLADQGVTRFVEVGPGKVLSGLVRKIAKGAEVLAAGDIQA
- the fabG gene encoding 3-oxoacyl-[acyl-carrier-protein] reductase — encoded protein: MGVDKRAALITGGSRGIGRAIALQLAAKGYAVAVNYAGSADKASAVVDEIISTGGEAFAVQADVSQPEQVDAMIQKALDTFGRLDVLVNNAAITRDNLLMRLKEDDWNNVIDTNLKGVYLCTKGVVKIMLKQRSGRIVNITSVVGQTGNAGQANYAAAKAGVIAFTKSVAKEVGSRNITVNAVAPGYIQTDMTEKLPAEVREHFVRSIPLGRMGQPDDVAKVVAFLVSEDAAYITGQTINVDGGLVMI
- the acpP gene encoding acyl carrier protein, giving the protein MSSIFDKVKAIVVEQLGVDEEEVTMETSFEDLNADSLDIVELVMALEEEFDIEIPDEDAEKIKTIGSAVEYIKENQ
- a CDS encoding NAD(P)H-dependent flavin oxidoreductase, translating into MKLPELKIGHLVAKLPIIQGGMAIRISTAPLAAAVANEGGIGLIAATGMTLDELREEIREARRRTRGIIGINCLFAVREFPNLVKTAIKEGIDLVVSGAGFSRDMFQWGRESGTPIVPIVSSARLARMAEKLGAAAVVVEGKEAGGHLGTDEPMKKILPEVVASVDIPVIAAGGVIDGHDIVEVLNMGASGVQMGTRFAASEESAAAPEFKELYLRATHDDVILIDSPVGLPGRGLKTPFWHSLTSGADFSPKHCVGCLKHCSKRFCIVEALDKAQKGDLQTGLVFSGEHVERIKEILPVRRIVQNILQEVEAY
- the fabF gene encoding beta-ketoacyl-ACP synthase II; protein product: MSKRVVITGVGVVSPVGTGKEKFWSALTNGISGIGPVTRFDASDLPTQVAGEVKDFEPTQFLDRKEARRMDRFSQYGVAAAKMAIEDAALDLDRVDRDRFGVVLGCGIGGMETFEDQAMVMMQKGVGRISPFFVPMMISNMAAGHISMNLNLRGPSETVVTACASATNACGSAFRLIQRGDCKAVLTGGTEASIVRLAFAGFCAMKAMSTLNEEPAKASRPFDRDRSGFVMGEGSGILVFEELEQALARGARIYAEVVGYGSSCDAYHITDPAPNGEGAARAMQAALDDAGLKPEEITYINAHGTATEKNDYFETLAIKSVFGEAANKVAISSTKSMTGHLLGAAGGVELIASALAVYDDIIPPTINLENPGEGCDLDYVPREARRLTVNAAISNTFGFGGHNATVAIRKYRPGE